The following coding sequences lie in one Sorghum bicolor cultivar BTx623 chromosome 6, Sorghum_bicolor_NCBIv3, whole genome shotgun sequence genomic window:
- the LOC8055963 gene encoding carotenoid cleavage dioxygenase 7, chloroplastic: protein MHAAVHHHHPGHRAPPPRRCSRGHGRSSVAVRAAAATTVTSTPGAAATAPDSPSASFWDYNLLFRSQRAECRDPVALRVTEGAIPADFPSGTYYLAGPGMFTDDHGSTVHPLDGHGYLRSFRFGSDGAPARYSARYVETAAKREEHDAPRSSWRFTHRGPFSVLQGGTRVGNVKVMKNVANTSVLRWGGRVLCLWEGGEPYELDPRTLETIGPFDILGRLATGGEAARDDDSSEAARLGRRRPWLQEAGIDVAARLLRPVLGGVFSMPAKRLLAHYKIDQERNRLLMVACNAEDMLLPRSNFTFYEFDADFALVQTREFVLPDHLMIHDWTFTDSHYVLLGNRIRLDIPGSLLALTGTHPMIAALAVDPSRQSTPVYLLPRSPEAEAPGRDWSVPIEAPSQMWSMHVGNAFEERNARGGINIQLHMSGCSYQWFNFHRMFGYNWQNKKLDPSFMNIAKGREWLPRLVQVSIDLDKRGTCRGCSVRRLSDQWTRPADFPAINPGFANRRNRFIYAGGASGSRRFLPYFPFDSVVKVDVADGSARSWSVAGRKFVGEPVFVPTGSSEDDGYVLLVEYAVSDHRCHLVVLDARKIGERDAVVAKLEVPKHLTFPMGFHGFWADE from the exons ATGCACGCCGCcgtgcaccaccaccaccctggCCACCGCGCACCGCCGCCTCGCCGCTGCTCTCGCGGCCACGGGCGCAGCAGCGTCGCCGTCCGCGCCGCGGCCGCCACCACCGTCACCAGCACCCCGGGCGCCGCGGCGACAGCGCCGGACTCGCCGTCCGCGTCGTTCTGGGACTACAACCTCCTGTTCCGGTCGCAGCGCGCCGAGTGCCGCGACCCCGTCGCGCTCCGCGTCACCGAGGGCGCGATCCCGGCGGACTTCCCGTCGGGCACCTACTACCTCGCCGGTCCGGGGATGTTCACCGACGACCACGGGTCCACCGTGCACCCGCTCGACGGCCACGGCTACCTCCGCTCGTTCCGCTTCGGCTCCGACGGCGCGCCGGCGCGCTACTCCGCGCGGTACGTGGAGACGGCGGCGAAGCGGGAGGAGCACGACGCGCCGCGCTCGTCGTGGCGGTTCACGCACCGGGGCCCCTTCTCGGTGCTGCAGGGCGGGACCCGGGTGGGCAACGTGAAGGTGATGAAGAACGTGGCCAACACCAGCGTGCTGCGCTGGGGCGGCCGCGTGCTCTGCCTCTGGGAAGGCGGCGAGCCGTACGAGCTGGACCCGCGGACGCTGGAGACCATCGGCCCGTTCGACATCCTCGGCCGCCTCGCCACCGGCGGCGAAGCGGCACGAGACGACGACAGCAGCGAGGCTGCGCGTCTCGGGCGCCGGCGGCCGTGGCTGCAGGAGGCAGGGATCGACGTGGCCGCGCGCCTGCTGCGACCGGTCCTCGGTG GTGTCTTCAGCATGCCGGCCAAGCGGCTGCTCGCGCACTACAAGATCGACCAGGAGAGGAACCGGCTGCTCATGGTGGCCTGCAACGCCGAGGACATGCTCCTCCCGCGCTCCAACTTCACTTTCTACG AGTTCGACGCCGACTTCGCGCTGGTGCAGACGCGGGAGTTTGTCTTGCCGGACCACCTGATGATCCACGACTGGACCTTCACGGACAGCCACTACGTCCTCCTCGGCAACAGAATCAGGCTGGACATTCCAG GTTCGCTGCTGGCGCTCACGGGCACTCACCCAATGATCGCGGCCCTCGCCGTGGACCCGAGCCGGCAGTCCACGCCCGTCTACCTGCTGCCGCGCTCCCCGGAGGCCGAGGCCCCCGGCCGCGACTGGAGCGTGCCCATCGAGGCGCCATCGCAGATGTGGTCCATGCACGTCGGCAACGCCTTCGAGGAGCGCAACGCCCGGGGCGGCATCAACATTCAGCTCCACATGTCCGGCTGCTCTTACCAGTGGTTCAACTTCCACAGGATGTTTG GTTACAATTGGCAGAACAAGAAGCTGGACCCGTCCTTCATGAACATAGCCAAGGGCAGGGAATGGCTACCTCGTCTTGTACAG GTGTCCATCGACCTCGACAAGAGAGGAACGTGCCGAGGATGCTCCGTCCGGAGATTGTCCGACCAGTGGACCAGGCCGGCGGACTTCCCGGCGATCAACCCAGGCTTCGCCAACCGGAGGAACCGGTTCATCTACGCCGGCGGCGCCTCCGGTTCACGCAGATTCTTGCCGTACTTCCCCTTCGACAGCGTCGTCAAGGTAGACGTCGCTGATGGATCAGCGCGGTCGTGGTCAGTCGCCGGGCGCAAGTTCGTTGGTGAGCCGGTCTTCGTCCCGACCGGCAGTAGCGAGGATGACGGCTATGTTCTGCTTGTCGAG TATGCAGTGTCTGATCACAGGTGCCATCTGGTGGTGCTGGACGCAAGGAAGATCGGGGAAAGGGACGCAGTTGTGGCAAAACTTGAGGTGCCCAAGCACCTCACCTTCCCAATGGGATTCCATGGGTTCTGGGCAGATGAATGA